In a single window of the Streptomyces sp. NBC_00285 genome:
- a CDS encoding activator-dependent family glycosyltransferase — MRVLIAAPALDAHFNGCVPLAWALRTAGHEVRVAAQPPLTDSITAAGLTAVPVGRDPELARVMAAAGPRIYAHHEGRDLVGSLDEPVDAEFLRTSNELMTSAFYARINDEETIDDLVAFCRAWRPDLVIWETFTFAGAVAAQVTGVPHARLLWGPDLFLHMRQTLLGHHARNGVDAARTPEADPVRHWLAGQLARYDMEFTEETVTGQWRVDQMPASMRLAPGQHTVPMRYVPYNGPVPATVPPWLRVAPDRPRICLTKGLSVRTIDSPDGRAVTADDFFEAVADLDAEIVAILDDSERERLTTVPDNTRVVDFASLHVLLPSCAAIVHHGGAGTWATAAVHGVPQLVLASMWDNIHRARRTQEVGAGVFVPPAELDPAGLRSALDRLLHEPSYAKGAQALRDEMTAEPAPNEVVPVLERLAAQHRTAAT; from the coding sequence ATGCGCGTACTGATAGCGGCGCCCGCCCTGGACGCCCACTTCAACGGCTGCGTCCCGCTCGCGTGGGCGCTGCGGACAGCGGGACACGAAGTACGGGTGGCCGCCCAGCCCCCGCTGACCGACAGCATCACCGCTGCCGGGCTCACCGCCGTCCCCGTCGGCCGGGACCCGGAGCTCGCCCGGGTCATGGCCGCGGCCGGCCCGCGGATCTACGCCCACCACGAGGGCCGGGACCTCGTGGGCAGCCTGGACGAACCGGTGGACGCGGAGTTCCTCCGCACCAGCAACGAGCTGATGACTTCGGCGTTCTACGCACGGATCAACGACGAGGAGACGATCGACGACCTCGTCGCGTTCTGCCGCGCCTGGCGGCCCGACCTGGTGATCTGGGAGACCTTCACCTTCGCCGGCGCCGTCGCCGCACAGGTCACCGGGGTCCCGCACGCGAGGCTGCTGTGGGGACCCGACCTGTTCCTGCACATGCGCCAGACCCTGCTCGGCCACCACGCCCGAAACGGGGTGGACGCCGCGCGCACCCCCGAGGCAGACCCGGTACGGCACTGGCTCGCGGGCCAACTCGCCCGGTATGACATGGAGTTCACCGAGGAGACCGTGACCGGTCAGTGGCGCGTCGACCAGATGCCGGCGAGCATGCGGCTGGCCCCCGGACAGCACACCGTGCCCATGCGGTACGTCCCCTACAACGGCCCGGTGCCCGCCACCGTGCCGCCCTGGCTGCGCGTCGCGCCCGACCGACCGCGGATCTGTCTGACGAAGGGTTTGAGCGTACGCACCATCGACTCGCCCGACGGTCGCGCCGTCACCGCGGACGACTTCTTCGAGGCCGTGGCCGACCTCGACGCCGAGATCGTCGCGATCCTCGACGACTCCGAGCGCGAGCGGCTGACCACCGTGCCCGACAACACCCGGGTGGTCGACTTCGCCTCGCTGCACGTCCTGCTGCCGTCGTGCGCGGCGATCGTGCACCACGGTGGGGCCGGCACCTGGGCGACCGCGGCGGTCCACGGCGTACCGCAACTGGTCCTCGCCTCGATGTGGGACAACATCCACCGGGCCCGCCGCACCCAGGAGGTGGGTGCCGGAGTGTTCGTCCCGCCCGCCGAACTGGACCCGGCCGGACTGCGTTCGGCCCTCGACCGGCTGCTGCACGAGCCGTCGTACGCGAAGGGGGCGCAGGCGCTGCGCGACGAGATGACGGCCGAGCCCGCCCCCAACGAGGTCGTACCCGTGCTGGAGCGCCTGGCTGCACAGCACCGCACGGCCGCCACGTGA
- a CDS encoding FAD-dependent oxidoreductase — protein MSEGTPHRPPPGPVAVGTDDPRYADLVNGVNHRFTGTPEHIRVVGDTEQSVLAVQDAVDAGLHIGVRSGGHCLEDFVDGPGTRFLIDMSQMDAVYHDPARGAFAVEPGVQLGALYRALYKGWGVTVPGGSCPTVGAGGHILGGGYGPLTRLHGCVVDYLHAVEVVVVDASGTARAVVASREDEGALQDLWWAHTGGGGGNFGVVTRYWLRAPDVCPGAGPGTLLPRPPATVLDSLVTWSWQDMTGDRFRRLMRNHAEWHEQNSAPDSPYASLFSVLGVMHRASGIIIMSTQMDATVPDAASLLDGYVDALADGVGPRPAHTVRTRPWLQSMLQPTLPDTVTGMRSKGKAAYLLKGYEDGQLDVLHEALTDADYGHASAGVLFMSYGGKVAEVAPQTTATAQRGAVMKAFYVSLWQDPAQDARHLAWIRELYRDVYTETGGVPVPGEQSDGTYINYPDIDLADPEWNKSSVPWHTLYYKDNYPRLQRAKAHWDPRDVFRHALSVRPQEA, from the coding sequence ATGAGCGAAGGCACGCCACACCGGCCGCCACCGGGCCCCGTGGCGGTGGGCACCGACGATCCCCGCTATGCCGACCTGGTCAACGGTGTCAACCACCGCTTCACCGGCACCCCCGAGCACATTCGCGTCGTCGGTGACACCGAGCAGAGCGTCCTCGCCGTGCAGGACGCCGTCGACGCCGGTCTGCACATCGGCGTCCGCAGCGGCGGACACTGCCTGGAGGACTTCGTCGACGGGCCGGGCACCCGCTTCCTCATCGACATGTCGCAGATGGACGCCGTGTACCACGACCCCGCCCGAGGCGCCTTCGCCGTCGAGCCGGGCGTCCAGCTGGGGGCGCTCTACCGTGCCCTGTACAAGGGCTGGGGCGTCACCGTTCCCGGCGGCTCCTGCCCCACGGTCGGCGCCGGGGGACACATCCTCGGCGGCGGGTACGGCCCGCTGACCCGGCTGCACGGCTGCGTGGTCGACTACCTGCACGCGGTGGAGGTGGTCGTCGTGGACGCCTCCGGCACCGCTCGCGCGGTGGTCGCGAGCCGTGAGGACGAGGGTGCCCTGCAGGATCTGTGGTGGGCCCACACCGGGGGCGGCGGTGGCAACTTCGGCGTGGTCACCCGGTATTGGCTGCGTGCGCCGGACGTCTGTCCCGGCGCCGGTCCCGGTACTCTGCTGCCCCGCCCGCCGGCCACCGTCCTGGACAGTCTGGTGACCTGGTCGTGGCAGGACATGACCGGAGACCGCTTCCGGCGGCTGATGCGCAACCACGCCGAGTGGCACGAGCAGAACAGCGCGCCCGACTCCCCGTACGCGAGCCTGTTCAGCGTGCTCGGCGTGATGCACAGGGCGTCCGGGATCATCATCATGAGCACCCAGATGGACGCCACCGTGCCGGACGCCGCGTCGCTGCTGGACGGCTATGTCGACGCGCTCGCCGACGGGGTCGGCCCGCGCCCCGCGCACACGGTGCGGACCAGGCCCTGGCTGCAGTCGATGCTGCAGCCCACCCTGCCCGACACGGTGACGGGCATGCGCTCCAAGGGCAAGGCGGCCTATCTGCTCAAAGGCTACGAGGACGGACAACTCGACGTCCTGCACGAGGCGTTGACCGACGCCGACTACGGTCACGCGAGTGCCGGTGTGCTGTTCATGTCGTACGGCGGCAAGGTGGCCGAGGTGGCGCCGCAGACCACCGCGACGGCGCAACGCGGTGCCGTGATGAAGGCGTTCTACGTGAGCCTGTGGCAGGACCCCGCGCAGGACGCCCGGCACCTGGCCTGGATACGGGAGCTGTACCGGGACGTCTACACAGAGACCGGCGGTGTGCCTGTGCCCGGCGAGCAGAGCGACGGCACCTACATCAACTACCCGGACATCGACCTGGCAGATCCCGAGTGGAACAAGTCGTCCGTGCCCTGGCACACGCTCTATTACAAGGACAACTACCCCCGGCTCCAACGGGCGAAGGCGCACTGGGACCCGCGGGACGTCTTCCGCCACGCGCTGTCCGTCCGGCCGCAGGAGGCCTGA
- a CDS encoding class I SAM-dependent methyltransferase translates to MPAQAPRELENTLIGLADRPDAEAAARLTELGAADCAQTLLRELVSRAALFPEPVGKTTVKVSLRLGGELLGCGVTLGGGVAEVVPSAPRTAVASLAQDLVELLRAVYGAPGRYTATLELHVAEPDRPLFDPADPAHAERAAAVTALHQLAAAIGGREQSLDELAVRFGSDKWGGHWYTPHYDRYFAPLRRRPVTVLEIGIGGYDAPDQGGASLRMWKHYFPRGTVYGLDIHEKHGIAEPRLVPLRGDQGDVRYLEGLAEGLGPFDIVIDDGSHLNHHVLTSFRTLFPHVRPGGLYVIEDVQTAYWPGWGGNATDLHDSGTSMGLVKNLLDGLNHQERQPDADAAGPSYTDRNVSGVHVHHNLVVIEKAVNTEQGAPSWVPRDVDPESWYTDAAKSN, encoded by the coding sequence ATGCCGGCGCAAGCCCCACGTGAACTGGAGAACACCCTCATCGGCCTCGCCGACCGCCCGGACGCAGAGGCAGCCGCCCGGCTGACCGAGCTCGGCGCCGCCGACTGTGCCCAGACCCTGCTGCGCGAACTGGTCTCGCGCGCCGCGCTGTTCCCGGAGCCCGTCGGCAAGACGACGGTGAAGGTGAGCCTGCGCCTGGGCGGCGAACTGCTCGGCTGCGGAGTCACGCTGGGCGGCGGCGTCGCCGAGGTGGTGCCGAGCGCCCCGCGGACAGCGGTCGCGAGCCTCGCCCAGGACCTCGTCGAGCTGCTGCGCGCCGTGTACGGAGCGCCGGGCCGGTACACGGCGACCCTGGAGCTGCACGTGGCCGAGCCTGACCGGCCCCTGTTCGACCCGGCCGACCCGGCGCACGCGGAGCGGGCGGCCGCCGTCACCGCGCTGCATCAGCTGGCCGCGGCGATCGGCGGCCGGGAACAGTCGCTCGACGAACTCGCGGTGCGTTTCGGCTCCGACAAGTGGGGCGGGCACTGGTACACCCCGCACTACGACCGCTACTTCGCCCCGCTGCGCAGGCGTCCGGTGACCGTGCTCGAGATCGGCATCGGCGGCTACGACGCCCCCGACCAGGGCGGCGCCTCGCTGCGCATGTGGAAGCACTACTTCCCGCGCGGCACCGTCTACGGCCTCGACATCCACGAGAAGCACGGCATCGCCGAGCCCCGCCTGGTGCCGCTGCGCGGGGACCAGGGGGACGTGCGGTACCTGGAGGGGCTGGCCGAGGGCCTCGGCCCCTTCGACATCGTCATCGACGACGGCAGCCACCTCAACCACCACGTCCTGACGTCCTTCCGGACCCTCTTCCCGCACGTGCGGCCCGGTGGCCTGTACGTGATCGAGGACGTACAGACCGCCTACTGGCCGGGCTGGGGCGGCAACGCCACCGATCTCCACGACTCCGGCACCTCAATGGGCCTGGTCAAGAACCTGCTGGACGGGCTCAACCACCAGGAGCGGCAGCCGGACGCCGACGCTGCCGGGCCCTCGTACACCGACCGCAACGTCAGCGGTGTCCACGTCCACCACAATCTGGTCGTGATCGAGAAGGCGGTCAACACGGAACAGGGGGCGCCTTCCTGGGTGCCGCGCGACGTCGATCCGGAAAGCTGGTACACCGACGCCGCGAAAAGCAATTAG
- a CDS encoding SDR family NAD(P)-dependent oxidoreductase: MTEEMKHTQRRTVVVTGGGSGIGRATARAFAMEGAHVLVVGRTPGPLRETAGEQPTISTLTADITADDGPDTVVTTALERYGRLDVLVNNAALGVHSTLDDLDTATLDVQLATNLRAPFLLTRRALDALSASSGTVVNLSTAGSLGRRAWPGMSVYGATKVALDFLTRTWALEFAPRGVRVVGVAPGVIDTGMATRNGMPAEHYAAFIKDMHDRIPAGRVGTPEEIAWWIVQLASPQAQYANGTVLAVDGALSVQ, from the coding sequence GTGACCGAGGAGATGAAGCACACGCAGCGCAGGACCGTCGTCGTCACCGGAGGCGGGAGCGGCATCGGGCGGGCCACGGCCCGGGCCTTCGCCATGGAGGGCGCGCACGTCCTGGTGGTGGGACGCACGCCCGGACCACTCCGGGAGACCGCCGGGGAGCAGCCCACGATCAGCACCCTGACCGCCGACATCACCGCGGACGACGGCCCCGACACGGTGGTCACGACCGCGCTGGAGCGGTACGGACGGCTCGACGTGCTCGTGAACAACGCCGCCCTTGGTGTGCACAGCACGCTCGATGACCTCGACACCGCGACCCTCGACGTCCAGCTGGCCACGAACCTGCGCGCACCGTTCCTGCTGACCAGGCGTGCCCTGGACGCGCTGTCCGCGAGTTCCGGCACGGTGGTCAACCTCTCCACCGCAGGCTCGCTCGGGCGCCGCGCCTGGCCCGGCATGTCCGTGTACGGCGCCACGAAGGTCGCCCTCGACTTCCTCACCCGGACCTGGGCCCTGGAGTTCGCCCCGCGCGGGGTCCGCGTGGTGGGTGTCGCGCCCGGCGTCATCGACACCGGCATGGCGACGCGCAACGGCATGCCCGCAGAGCATTACGCGGCGTTCATCAAGGACATGCACGACCGGATCCCCGCGGGCCGCGTCGGAACCCCCGAGGAGATCGCCTGGTGGATCGTCCAACTGGCCTCGCCGCAGGCGCAGTACGCGAACGGCACCGTCCTGGCGGTCGACGGCGCCCTCTCCGTCCAGTGA
- a CDS encoding muconolactone Delta-isomerase family protein, whose protein sequence is MTLFAVLATQAPSGISADEFRARLPEGFAYTRELVERGVIRHSWVRVGASGGLLVYDVASHEELLTHLYDNPLSPHLSFEVIPLAEPRAFDSTSYRNGRENTLQQ, encoded by the coding sequence ATGACTCTGTTCGCAGTTCTCGCCACCCAGGCCCCCTCGGGGATCAGCGCCGACGAGTTCCGGGCCCGGCTGCCGGAGGGCTTCGCCTACACCCGCGAACTGGTGGAGCGAGGGGTGATCCGGCACAGCTGGGTCCGCGTGGGCGCCTCGGGCGGGCTCCTCGTCTACGACGTGGCCTCGCACGAGGAGCTGCTGACCCACCTCTACGACAACCCGCTGAGCCCGCACCTGTCGTTCGAGGTCATCCCGCTCGCCGAACCGCGCGCCTTCGACTCGACCTCGTACCGGAACGGCAGGGAGAACACACTGCAGCAGTGA